In the uncultured Methanobacterium sp. genome, one interval contains:
- a CDS encoding methanogenesis marker 3 protein, with protein sequence MLVKINDEEIELPEGSTIQDAIDAVGAPYLPGCVLGLVKGTEEVEKHVNKYSLKTNKGSIIIEILEKAPENLISTWKKRYREFSKMGVRWTTSHEVAVGPLQTDLTPSREQYRYHRWDVLFSLSGFTADATHLIFSIAEHEAVYGAPEENRGVFARVVGGKRTILKLTDDDEVLEVKPVLERESIVKSAAITNLETILEEGNQVSTYVKVKPDPKSPQSVEHFYALQESGKLRVDYDSNTFVGFYALQGLEKEAEQIEQRKRGTITLRNKGKGVGRVYIYREDRVSTPTHSVLGKVEKGMQLLDMASYNDEVTFKTSPGRIMTLAMTQKEAEEFLKENGVKQIREGLEDDHAVVVRQEPYFTMEIIDKGEVKTFGIPEEDIVHIELDDLSPRSAWYFQKITGLLDSPVGSLNVHFAFPGMKLVMFKSSPKESKGLIPENTPKDVVEAGQIGVTNMSRRHVGMVGVRFEDNNEFGPTGEPFQGTNIIGKVVRGLENLEKYKEGDTIYVTRK encoded by the coding sequence ATGCTGGTGAAGATCAATGATGAAGAAATAGAACTCCCTGAAGGATCAACAATACAGGATGCCATCGATGCAGTGGGGGCACCTTATCTGCCCGGATGTGTCCTGGGACTGGTTAAGGGGACTGAAGAAGTTGAAAAACACGTTAACAAGTACAGTCTGAAAACCAACAAGGGGAGCATTATTATTGAAATACTGGAAAAAGCTCCTGAAAATCTGATTTCAACCTGGAAAAAGCGTTACAGGGAATTTTCTAAAATGGGAGTCCGCTGGACCACATCTCATGAAGTGGCAGTGGGGCCCCTACAAACAGACCTCACTCCCAGCCGGGAACAGTACCGTTACCATCGTTGGGATGTTCTTTTCAGTCTTTCAGGATTCACTGCAGATGCCACTCACCTCATATTCTCCATAGCCGAACACGAAGCTGTATATGGTGCACCTGAAGAAAATAGAGGAGTATTTGCCAGGGTGGTTGGTGGTAAAAGAACCATACTCAAACTCACCGATGATGATGAGGTATTGGAAGTAAAACCAGTCCTGGAAAGGGAGAGCATTGTTAAAAGTGCAGCAATCACCAACCTGGAAACCATCCTGGAAGAAGGTAACCAGGTATCCACCTATGTGAAGGTTAAACCCGACCCTAAATCTCCTCAATCCGTGGAACATTTCTATGCGCTCCAGGAATCTGGAAAATTACGTGTTGATTATGATTCGAACACATTCGTAGGATTTTATGCATTACAGGGGCTTGAAAAAGAAGCAGAACAAATTGAACAGCGTAAAAGAGGGACCATAACCCTTCGTAATAAAGGTAAAGGTGTGGGTCGAGTTTATATTTACCGGGAAGACCGGGTTTCCACACCCACCCATAGTGTTCTGGGGAAAGTAGAAAAAGGGATGCAATTACTGGACATGGCAAGTTACAATGATGAAGTAACCTTTAAAACATCTCCTGGGAGAATAATGACTCTTGCAATGACTCAAAAAGAGGCAGAAGAGTTTTTAAAAGAAAATGGAGTTAAACAGATCCGTGAAGGTTTGGAAGATGATCATGCAGTGGTTGTAAGACAGGAACCCTACTTTACAATGGAGATCATTGATAAAGGAGAGGTTAAAACCTTTGGCATTCCTGAAGAAGACATCGTTCACATTGAACTGGACGATTTATCCCCTCGATCTGCATGGTACTTCCAGAAAATAACCGGGCTCCTAGATTCTCCAGTAGGATCTTTAAATGTACATTTTGCCTTCCCTGGGATGAAATTAGTAATGTTTAAGTCTTCTCCTAAAGAATCTAAGGGATTAATACCTGAAAACACACCTAAGGATGTGGTAGAAGCAGGGCAAATAGGCGTTACTAACATGTCCCGCCGCCATGTAGGAATGGTAGGGGTACGTTTCGAGGATAACAATGAATTCGGCCCTACTGGTGAACCATTCCAGGGAACCAACATCATTGGAAAGGTGGTAAGGGGATTGGAGAATTTGGAAAAATATAAAGAGGGGGACACCATCTATGTCACCAGAAAATAA
- a CDS encoding methanogenesis marker 6 protein: protein MSPENNKETRMIILGPKAQLSQSELLGKLHMLELPLTIKSTCYGAVIHGEKEVVWDAINKIRGIDPSNIFTKERGFKPGDPRRCRAKRGAAREGFHQLEKEYELLEYVCDALENPRKVSLKEPEKVKPDEFKKIAQECEK, encoded by the coding sequence ATGTCACCAGAAAATAATAAAGAAACCCGGATGATTATACTGGGGCCCAAAGCCCAGTTAAGCCAGAGTGAATTATTGGGTAAATTACACATGCTGGAATTACCACTCACCATTAAATCAACCTGCTACGGGGCAGTGATTCACGGGGAAAAAGAAGTGGTATGGGATGCAATTAATAAAATAAGGGGCATAGATCCCTCCAATATTTTCACCAAAGAAAGAGGATTTAAACCTGGAGATCCCAGGAGATGCCGTGCTAAAAGAGGGGCTGCCAGGGAAGGATTCCACCAGCTGGAAAAAGAATACGAACTCTTAGAATATGTCTGTGATGCCCTGGAAAACCCACGAAAGGTCAGTTTAAAAGAACCAGAGAAAGTTAAACCTGATGAATTTAAAAAAATAGCCCAGGAGTGTGAAAAATGA
- a CDS encoding DUF2111 domain-containing protein has product MNINASSTGEEIAPMALAIHNLVNGLPLTMRTLENPGVRIEDGKILDYNYTGPLLEKVLGNGEITHEIPQTGMYKGIPVVTVPVVEEGDVIAAIGVVDVTQGIYSDIMEITKRPEELNESRGGL; this is encoded by the coding sequence ATGAATATCAATGCATCATCTACTGGAGAAGAGATAGCACCAATGGCATTAGCCATCCATAACCTGGTAAATGGCCTACCACTTACCATGCGCACCCTTGAAAATCCTGGAGTCCGCATAGAAGATGGTAAAATATTGGATTATAACTACACCGGTCCCCTCCTGGAAAAAGTCCTTGGAAATGGCGAGATCACTCATGAAATTCCTCAAACCGGAATGTATAAGGGTATACCGGTGGTAACAGTCCCAGTTGTTGAAGAAGGAGATGTTATAGCTGCTATAGGTGTGGTGGATGTAACCCAAGGAATCTACAGTGATATAATGGAAATTACTAAAAGACCAGAAGAATTAAATGAATCAAGAGGTGGTTTATAG
- a CDS encoding methanogenesis marker 5 protein: MVKIAVFPPNSLILADMVERRGHEPLVVQKEIRKKVTDPEIDSPPFNITENEPIQGLKYAAIEVPSGIRGRMAIFGPIIEEAEAAIIMEDAPYGFGCIGCARTNELSMYFLRKRGIPVLEIHYPETRDETMEVVNKINTFLDGLEESEETDESDKDKADQQGDE; this comes from the coding sequence ATAGTGAAAATAGCTGTTTTCCCACCTAACTCACTGATACTGGCAGACATGGTGGAAAGGAGAGGTCATGAGCCACTGGTTGTCCAAAAAGAAATCCGTAAAAAGGTCACAGATCCTGAAATAGATTCGCCACCATTTAATATCACCGAAAATGAGCCGATTCAAGGACTTAAATATGCTGCTATTGAAGTTCCTTCTGGTATCAGGGGTAGAATGGCTATTTTTGGACCCATCATTGAAGAAGCTGAAGCAGCCATAATAATGGAGGATGCCCCCTACGGCTTTGGATGTATTGGGTGCGCCCGTACCAATGAACTTTCCATGTATTTCCTTCGTAAACGGGGAATACCTGTACTGGAAATACACTATCCTGAAACCAGGGATGAAACCATGGAAGTGGTCAACAAGATCAACACTTTCTTAGATGGGTTAGAAGAATCAGAAGAAACAGATGAATCTGATAAAGATAAAGCTGACCAGCAAGGGGATGAATAA
- a CDS encoding methanogenesis marker 15 protein has product MVKIAQISCGTDYSGVQKEIEKAAATFGAEITIPEADLDYIDEAYHKFGFNVASSSVRLMIARAMSLVEGKSDADAVFIGSCFRCAEAALVRNELRRFIQQNTHLPVVTYSFTERTKADELFIRMEALSTIVARKSLLAREKQEGLTLGIDSGSTTTKVVLMENNKIMGTGWLPTTDVIASANEGMEQAFEGTGYKLDDVDGVGVTGYGRITIGKHLDAGLIQEELSVNSKGAVYLAGHQQGEATVLDIGGMDNKVITVNDGIPDNFTMGGICAGASGRFLEITSRRLGVDISELGSLAVKGNYRRATLNSYCLVFGIQDLVTSLAAGSTREDVAAAACHSVAEQVYEQQLQEIDVREPLIQVGGTSLVSGLVEAVSEVLGGINVIVPEYSQYIGAVGSALLVSGLGDRKEFGAKSL; this is encoded by the coding sequence GTGGTTAAAATAGCTCAAATTTCATGTGGAACTGATTACAGTGGTGTACAAAAGGAGATAGAAAAAGCTGCCGCCACCTTCGGAGCAGAAATTACAATCCCTGAAGCAGACCTGGATTACATTGATGAAGCATACCATAAATTCGGATTCAACGTAGCCTCAAGCAGTGTACGATTAATGATTGCCAGAGCCATGTCACTGGTAGAAGGAAAATCCGATGCAGATGCAGTATTCATAGGGTCATGCTTTAGATGCGCAGAGGCAGCACTGGTTAGAAACGAACTAAGACGTTTCATACAGCAAAACACCCACCTCCCTGTGGTTACATATTCTTTCACCGAACGAACCAAGGCTGATGAACTCTTCATTAGGATGGAAGCACTTTCCACTATTGTGGCCCGTAAAAGTTTACTTGCTAGAGAAAAACAGGAAGGACTCACCCTGGGCATAGATTCTGGTTCTACCACTACTAAAGTGGTGTTAATGGAAAATAACAAGATTATGGGCACTGGCTGGTTACCAACCACCGATGTTATTGCCAGTGCAAATGAAGGGATGGAACAGGCCTTTGAAGGCACGGGTTATAAACTGGATGATGTTGATGGAGTGGGAGTAACCGGTTACGGTAGGATAACCATTGGTAAACACTTAGATGCCGGACTGATACAGGAAGAACTCTCAGTTAATTCTAAAGGAGCAGTTTACCTGGCAGGACACCAGCAAGGAGAAGCAACAGTTCTGGACATAGGTGGTATGGATAACAAAGTCATCACAGTCAACGATGGAATACCAGATAACTTCACCATGGGTGGAATTTGTGCAGGAGCATCAGGAAGATTCCTTGAAATCACCTCCCGAAGGTTAGGTGTGGATATCAGTGAACTGGGATCTTTGGCGGTTAAAGGTAACTACAGAAGAGCAACACTTAACAGTTACTGTTTGGTGTTTGGAATTCAGGATCTGGTAACATCCCTGGCTGCTGGCTCCACCAGGGAAGATGTGGCAGCAGCAGCCTGTCATTCCGTGGCAGAACAGGTATATGAACAGCAATTACAGGAAATTGATGTTCGAGAACCCCTTATCCAGGTTGGAGGAACCAGTCTTGTAAGTGGACTGGTGGAAGCAGTGAGTGAGGTTCTGGGAGGAATAAACGTCATTGTACCAGAATATTCACAGTATATCGGTGCAGTGGGTTCTGCTTTACTGGTATCCGGACTAGGGGATAGAAAAGAATTCGGGGCTAAAAGTTTGTAG
- a CDS encoding methanogenesis marker 17 protein, whose protein sequence is MQVECYDESGREVYDMILRQILQDVQIGRAVKDIQIYIDPREPVFIIALQYLKTAPPVLMEDIAEYKFDKEANETFLQIKDEKYLPDLLKKLWELEGRNKIHQPSRYEVIIDDPQVKLEGLVINDPEENLKKKIYDALFRIIPEGFRVMEHFSEGNIIALTCSDEYIKEEYLEKTREIVKEMKKNKKPYEVRVKSPEKSGVPENSRSKVSKKLDKKYSE, encoded by the coding sequence ATGCAAGTAGAATGCTACGATGAGAGTGGACGAGAAGTCTACGATATGATCCTCCGACAGATACTTCAGGATGTCCAGATAGGTCGTGCTGTCAAGGATATCCAGATTTATATTGATCCCCGTGAGCCAGTATTTATAATTGCACTCCAGTACCTGAAAACCGCGCCACCGGTGTTAATGGAGGATATTGCAGAATATAAATTTGATAAGGAAGCCAATGAAACTTTTTTACAGATCAAAGATGAAAAATATCTTCCTGATCTTCTTAAAAAACTCTGGGAACTTGAAGGACGTAACAAAATACACCAGCCCAGCCGTTACGAAGTTATAATCGATGATCCACAGGTCAAACTGGAAGGTTTGGTTATCAATGACCCTGAAGAAAACCTCAAAAAGAAGATATACGATGCATTATTCCGTATAATTCCAGAAGGGTTCAGAGTAATGGAACACTTCTCTGAAGGTAATATCATTGCCTTAACCTGTTCAGATGAGTATATTAAGGAAGAATATCTGGAAAAAACCCGAGAAATTGTTAAAGAAATGAAAAAAAATAAAAAACCTTATGAAGTAAGGGTTAAATCTCCTGAAAAAAGTGGAGTACCAGAAAATTCAAGATCCAAAGTATCTAAAAAGCTTGATAAGAAGTATTCCGAGTGA
- a CDS encoding radical SAM protein, producing the protein MNESKFAHITRVHPCFNEKMHDKVGRVHLPIAPRCNIQCNFCTRELNKCEHRPGVSSRIMTVEEAVTHVAKVIKEMPISVVGVAGPGDALANPETLEFFRIIDKKFPDLIKCMSTNGLLLADLAEEVAEAKISTITVTVNAIDPEIGKKIYSRAVYDGNVYEGEEAFKIISQKQLEGIEKVSKLGVVVKVNSVLIPGLNDKHIEDIAREVKKRGASLMNVIPLIPLHKMKDYPKPGCEELSTVRDNVEEVLPVFRACTQCRADAYGVPGKEDKHLDMTPASHY; encoded by the coding sequence ATGAATGAATCCAAATTCGCCCATATAACCCGCGTACACCCATGTTTTAATGAAAAAATGCATGACAAGGTGGGAAGAGTTCATCTGCCCATCGCACCTCGCTGTAATATACAGTGCAACTTCTGCACCCGTGAACTCAACAAATGTGAGCATCGCCCCGGAGTATCCTCCAGGATCATGACTGTGGAAGAAGCAGTAACCCATGTGGCCAAGGTTATCAAGGAAATGCCAATCAGTGTGGTGGGAGTAGCTGGACCCGGAGATGCCCTGGCCAATCCAGAAACACTGGAATTTTTCCGAATCATTGATAAAAAATTCCCCGACCTCATCAAATGCATGAGTACCAATGGCTTATTACTGGCAGATCTGGCTGAAGAAGTTGCTGAGGCTAAAATCAGTACCATCACCGTAACCGTCAATGCCATAGACCCTGAAATCGGTAAAAAAATATATTCCCGGGCTGTCTATGATGGTAATGTCTACGAAGGAGAAGAAGCCTTTAAAATCATCTCCCAAAAACAGCTGGAAGGAATAGAAAAGGTTTCCAAACTGGGTGTGGTGGTTAAGGTCAACAGCGTCCTCATACCTGGGCTCAATGATAAACACATCGAAGATATTGCCAGGGAAGTTAAAAAACGAGGAGCCAGCCTGATGAATGTCATACCCCTCATACCGTTACATAAAATGAAAGACTATCCCAAACCAGGGTGTGAAGAACTTTCTACAGTAAGGGATAACGTTGAGGAAGTACTGCCTGTATTCAGGGCATGTACCCAGTGCCGTGCAGATGCCTATGGAGTTCCTGGAAAAGAGGACAAACACCTGGACATGACACCAGCCAGCCATTACTAG
- the mtnA gene encoding S-methyl-5-thioribose-1-phosphate isomerase — MKTMYWKDDLLCLLDQTLLPHETEYLICGTYQDVINAIKTMVVRGAPAIGVAAAFGMALAYLADEDMEKAAQEMKDARPTAVNLFWAVDRVMAADDPLKEALLMYGEDMDTNRRMGGHGATVIDEGDTILTHCNAGALACVDFGTALGVIRAANQEGKNISVVCDETRPVLQGARLSVWEMQQENIPVKLIVDGAAGRLMQEGQINKVVIGADRVAKGGIANKIGSLMVALAAKRFNVPFYVAAPKSTFDHENSIYDIEIEERDPEEVLGFAGCQAAPWGTEVRNPSFDVVPSDLITGIITEDGILDPL; from the coding sequence ATGAAAACCATGTACTGGAAGGATGACCTTCTCTGCCTATTAGATCAGACTCTATTACCTCATGAAACTGAATACCTTATTTGTGGAACATATCAGGATGTAATAAATGCCATTAAAACCATGGTAGTCCGGGGAGCACCGGCTATAGGTGTGGCAGCAGCCTTTGGAATGGCACTGGCCTACCTGGCTGATGAAGATATGGAAAAAGCTGCTCAGGAGATGAAAGATGCCCGTCCAACTGCAGTAAACCTGTTCTGGGCAGTTGATCGGGTTATGGCCGCTGATGATCCCCTAAAAGAAGCACTACTTATGTACGGGGAGGATATGGATACCAACCGGCGTATGGGGGGGCATGGAGCCACAGTGATTGATGAAGGGGACACCATTTTGACTCATTGCAACGCCGGAGCTCTGGCCTGTGTGGATTTCGGCACAGCACTGGGGGTTATTCGCGCAGCCAACCAGGAAGGTAAAAATATCAGCGTGGTCTGTGATGAAACCAGACCAGTACTCCAGGGGGCACGACTCAGTGTCTGGGAAATGCAACAGGAAAACATACCAGTAAAACTGATAGTGGATGGTGCTGCTGGCCGCCTGATGCAGGAAGGACAGATAAACAAAGTGGTTATAGGTGCAGACAGAGTTGCTAAGGGCGGAATTGCCAACAAGATCGGGTCACTCATGGTGGCACTGGCTGCTAAACGCTTTAATGTGCCCTTTTACGTGGCAGCACCTAAAAGCACCTTCGATCATGAAAATAGTATCTACGATATAGAAATAGAAGAACGTGACCCTGAAGAAGTTTTAGGCTTTGCCGGGTGTCAGGCAGCACCTTGGGGTACTGAGGTAAGGAATCCATCCTTTGATGTTGTTCCCAGTGACCTCATAACTGGTATTATAACTGAGGATGGGATACTGGATCCTTTATGA
- a CDS encoding class I SAM-dependent methyltransferase family protein, whose translation MIGLKVPKKEANHIRLFLQEKYLLDHNWKIKRSEDYVYLPLTTEPDNDLIKEMGLSKDDLVETEFEELKKRPRNMEDFLQGKIPPEKMEDFKKSFDIIGDVVILEIPEDLEDEKYLIGEAALKFTKRRSVYRKKSAIKGVIRTRELEHLAGKDDSETIHREYDSRIILDVKEVYFSPRLATERRIIGDEVQDGEVIIDMFTGVGPFAINIARRPKLKNITIYAIDINPAAIHYLKENIKLNKVQGKIKPLLGDVGKVLKDLDVQADRIIMNLPGTACEFLPVAVEHLKPSGTLNYYQFSRDFEDPVERVKTAAYPRQVEVLDRRKVKSRSPGVWHMAIDARIN comes from the coding sequence ATGATTGGATTAAAGGTCCCTAAAAAAGAAGCCAACCACATACGATTGTTTCTACAGGAGAAATATTTACTGGATCATAACTGGAAGATAAAGCGTTCTGAGGATTATGTCTATCTCCCCTTAACTACCGAACCAGATAACGATCTCATAAAAGAAATGGGGCTTTCCAAAGATGACCTGGTTGAAACTGAATTTGAAGAACTTAAGAAAAGACCCCGCAACATGGAAGACTTCCTCCAGGGGAAAATACCTCCTGAGAAGATGGAAGACTTTAAAAAATCCTTTGATATCATAGGGGATGTGGTGATCCTGGAGATCCCTGAAGACCTGGAAGATGAAAAATACCTCATTGGAGAGGCCGCTTTAAAGTTCACCAAGAGAAGGTCTGTTTACCGTAAAAAAAGTGCAATTAAGGGGGTTATCCGTACCCGTGAGCTGGAACACCTTGCAGGGAAAGATGACTCTGAAACAATCCACCGTGAATACGATTCCCGTATAATACTGGACGTGAAAGAGGTCTACTTCAGTCCCCGCCTGGCTACAGAAAGAAGGATCATTGGTGATGAGGTCCAAGATGGCGAGGTAATTATTGACATGTTCACCGGGGTGGGGCCCTTTGCCATTAACATCGCCAGAAGGCCAAAACTTAAAAATATAACTATTTACGCCATAGATATTAATCCTGCAGCAATCCACTACCTAAAAGAGAATATAAAGTTAAATAAGGTGCAGGGTAAAATCAAGCCCCTTTTGGGTGATGTGGGTAAAGTTTTAAAGGATTTGGATGTTCAGGCAGACAGGATTATTATGAATCTACCTGGAACTGCCTGTGAGTTTCTTCCCGTGGCAGTGGAACATTTAAAACCAAGTGGAACTTTGAATTATTACCAGTTCAGCCGGGACTTTGAAGATCCTGTAGAACGGGTTAAAACAGCAGCTTACCCCCGTCAGGTGGAAGTACTGGATAGAAGGAAGGTCAAATCCCGGAGTCCCGGAGTTTGGCACATGGCCATTGATGCCCGTATTAATTGA
- the dph5 gene encoding diphthine synthase: MLYLVGLGLYNEKDISLNGLEAIKSADIVYAEFYTARLFGGDLNSLEALAGVTINILRREEVEEEDLPIKQAETKDVAFLTAGDPLMATTHSDILMEARKKGIKTRVIHASSILSAAPGIAGLQAYKFGKVTTIPRPEENYFPHSPYQVIGENKKMGLHTLVLLDIQAHREYYMTANEGLEYLIRVENERKEGLITEDSLAVVIARAGSPEPLVRAERVNALTGEDFGGPLHCIIIPGDLHFLEAEGLVVLAGAPESLLEED, from the coding sequence ATGCTCTACCTGGTTGGACTGGGACTTTACAATGAAAAAGACATATCCTTAAATGGTCTTGAGGCCATTAAATCTGCTGATATAGTTTACGCTGAATTTTACACTGCACGTCTGTTTGGAGGCGATCTAAACTCACTGGAGGCACTGGCTGGAGTAACCATAAATATACTGCGCCGTGAAGAAGTGGAAGAAGAGGATTTACCCATTAAACAGGCAGAAACTAAAGACGTGGCATTTTTAACAGCGGGTGACCCTTTAATGGCTACTACTCATTCTGATATCCTGATGGAAGCCCGAAAAAAAGGTATTAAAACCAGGGTAATACATGCCTCATCCATACTCTCGGCAGCTCCAGGTATTGCGGGGTTGCAGGCATATAAGTTCGGTAAGGTTACCACCATACCTCGACCAGAAGAGAATTACTTCCCCCACTCCCCCTATCAGGTTATAGGGGAGAATAAGAAGATGGGGTTGCACACCCTGGTACTTCTGGATATTCAGGCTCACCGGGAGTATTACATGACTGCCAATGAAGGATTGGAATACTTAATACGCGTTGAAAATGAGCGAAAAGAAGGGCTTATAACTGAAGACAGTCTGGCAGTGGTTATTGCTAGAGCAGGTTCTCCAGAACCACTGGTTCGGGCAGAACGGGTGAACGCTTTAACCGGAGAAGACTTTGGAGGACCACTCCACTGTATTATAATACCGGGGGATCTGCACTTTCTGGAGGCAGAAGGGCTGGTTGTTTTAGCGGGTGCACCTGAATCCCTTCTGGAAGAAGATTAA
- a CDS encoding Dam family site-specific DNA-(adenine-N6)-methyltransferase — protein sequence MATNLIKNNFNNARPFLKWAGGKTQLLLELEKRFPKSIRESRVIKRYIEPFVGGGAMFFYLKNHYLVKESILMDVNPELIMAYRVIQQDVNKLITILADMETEHLQKGEDARKENFYSIRADYNQQLELVDYLNYNAGWIQRTASLIFLNKTCYNGLFRLNSKGEFNVPFGRYKNPTICDELNLQGVHQALDKTEILCADFTYAGQFIKNDTLVYMDPPYRPLNSTSHFTSYSGEKFSDPDQEKLARFYQEMDLKGVYLVLSNSDPKNHDLEDNFFDELYSKYEIDRVPAKRNINSNTSSRGEINELIIRNFSN from the coding sequence ATGGCTACAAATCTAATTAAAAATAATTTCAATAATGCCAGACCATTTCTTAAATGGGCGGGGGGCAAAACTCAGCTACTTTTAGAACTTGAAAAAAGGTTCCCTAAGTCAATACGGGAAAGTAGGGTTATCAAGCGGTATATTGAACCTTTTGTTGGTGGTGGGGCCATGTTTTTCTACCTTAAAAATCATTACCTGGTCAAGGAATCCATTCTTATGGATGTGAATCCGGAGTTAATCATGGCTTACCGGGTGATTCAGCAGGATGTGAATAAACTCATTACCATACTGGCCGATATGGAAACTGAACACCTTCAAAAGGGTGAAGATGCCAGAAAAGAGAATTTTTACAGTATTCGGGCTGACTACAACCAGCAACTGGAGTTGGTGGATTATTTAAATTATAATGCTGGATGGATCCAGAGAACCGCTTCCTTGATATTCCTGAACAAGACCTGTTACAATGGACTTTTCCGCCTGAACAGTAAGGGTGAGTTCAATGTACCCTTCGGTAGGTACAAAAATCCTACAATCTGTGATGAATTAAACCTGCAGGGAGTTCACCAGGCCCTTGATAAAACAGAGATATTATGCGCAGACTTTACTTATGCCGGGCAGTTCATTAAAAATGATACATTGGTGTACATGGACCCACCCTACCGGCCTCTAAACAGCACTTCTCACTTCACCAGCTACTCTGGAGAAAAGTTCAGTGACCCGGACCAGGAAAAACTGGCCAGATTTTACCAGGAAATGGATTTAAAAGGTGTATACCTTGTTCTGAGTAACAGTGACCCTAAAAACCATGATTTGGAAGATAATTTCTTTGATGAACTCTACAGCAAATATGAAATAGATAGGGTACCAGCTAAACGTAATATTAATTCTAATACGTCCAGCAGGGGCGAAATAAACGAGTTAATCATCAGGAATTTTAGTAATTAA
- a CDS encoding DUF1847 domain-containing protein has product MKCASCTKKDCFNGKDCLEMGDKIKELYVDDEISLLKASSAIEARYYMEKTRIQEVILFSKEMGYEKIGMAFCVGLEQEARQIHDLFRKHFQVHSVCCKVCGIDKSDFQLEQIDENGYEAMCNPLGQATILNEKNTDLNIIIGLCIGHDILFTEHSEAPVTTLVVKDRVLAHNPLGAVYSKYYQNKLKNGI; this is encoded by the coding sequence TTGAAATGTGCTTCCTGCACTAAAAAAGATTGTTTTAACGGCAAGGACTGCCTGGAGATGGGGGACAAAATCAAAGAACTTTACGTAGATGATGAAATCAGTTTACTGAAAGCATCTTCTGCAATTGAAGCCAGATACTACATGGAAAAAACCCGTATTCAGGAAGTAATTCTTTTTTCAAAGGAAATGGGTTATGAAAAGATTGGAATGGCATTTTGTGTGGGTTTAGAACAGGAAGCCCGCCAGATTCATGATCTTTTCCGAAAACATTTCCAGGTGCACTCAGTTTGTTGTAAAGTATGTGGGATTGACAAATCTGACTTCCAGCTGGAACAGATTGATGAAAACGGTTATGAAGCCATGTGCAACCCCTTAGGTCAAGCAACAATCCTCAATGAAAAAAATACAGATCTTAACATTATAATCGGGCTGTGCATTGGTCATGACATCCTCTTCACAGAACATTCGGAGGCACCAGTAACCACTTTGGTTGTGAAGGATAGAGTACTTGCCCATAACCCTTTAGGGGCAGTTTATTCTAAATACTATCAAAATAAACTTAAAAATGGAATATAA
- a CDS encoding PadR family transcriptional regulator, translated as MVNTELIILGMISFQPSHGYLLKKNVSDYFGNPYFKLNNNVLYSTLTKLEKNGFIIGKEMPSEKINKKVYHITEEGKKHLIDMVSEPAKPEIDDFSFKVQAVFLDMIPKESRIKVVKPLHDAKLKLYHDALEKKKKHGLNMLPVSFTVLEYGIKELENVLEFYERLMNME; from the coding sequence ATGGTAAACACAGAACTCATTATTTTAGGAATGATATCTTTCCAGCCGAGTCATGGGTACCTGCTTAAAAAAAATGTAAGTGATTACTTTGGAAACCCCTATTTCAAGTTGAATAACAACGTACTCTATTCTACGCTGACTAAATTGGAAAAAAACGGATTCATCATAGGAAAAGAAATGCCCAGTGAGAAAATCAATAAAAAAGTATACCACATCACAGAGGAGGGGAAAAAACACTTAATCGACATGGTGTCTGAACCTGCAAAACCAGAAATAGATGATTTCAGTTTCAAAGTACAGGCTGTATTTTTAGACATGATCCCCAAGGAGAGTAGAATAAAAGTTGTCAAACCATTACATGATGCTAAACTAAAATTGTATCATGACGCTCTGGAAAAGAAGAAAAAACATGGTTTAAACATGCTCCCTGTTTCATTCACAGTCCTTGAATATGGTATAAAAGAATTGGAGAATGTGCTTGAGTTTTATGAAAGATTGATGAATATGGAATGA